The following are from one region of the Microbacterium sp. cx-55 genome:
- a CDS encoding DUF4190 domain-containing protein produces MTDPSGTPYTPPPSAYPAAPPPAGAPVGGAPEPGAAVPGKTLGIVALILAFFVQLIALILGIIALVQSRKAGVKNTPAVWAIIISIVLGIVGIIVAVILIGGLIAAGTDLYNQCLEMGGGTQMIDGVTVTCG; encoded by the coding sequence ACCCCGCCCCCGTCCGCCTACCCGGCGGCGCCGCCGCCCGCCGGTGCTCCCGTGGGCGGTGCCCCCGAACCGGGCGCCGCCGTCCCCGGCAAGACGCTCGGCATCGTCGCCCTCATCCTCGCGTTCTTCGTGCAGCTGATCGCGCTGATCCTCGGCATCATCGCCCTCGTGCAGAGTCGCAAGGCGGGCGTCAAGAACACCCCGGCGGTCTGGGCCATCATCATCAGCATCGTGCTGGGGATCGTCGGCATCATCGTCGCGGTGATTCTCATCGGCGGATTGATCGCGGCGGGCACCGACCTGTACAACCAGTGCCTCGAGATGGGCGGCGGAACTCAGATGATCGACGGCGTCACCGTCACCTGCGGCTAG
- a CDS encoding fumarylacetoacetate hydrolase family protein: MRFAHVTPDGTQQPRLVVVDADTGRFVDDLFDGAPSTLEQLIAGGDDLLERVRDAASDGSPFPLADATFAAGVLTPPVVLAIGLNYAAHSGELGLKTDKTPTVFVLWPNSLSAHESTTAWPRSLSESVDYEAELGVIIGAAAKNVSPEDALDHVWGYTVVNDITARDIQFSEAQWSRCKSFDGFTPVGPYVVTADEVPDPQDLHIWAIVDGHMVQDASTGQMIRGVATLVSHLSQSATLLPGTLISTGSPGGAGYSRDPQIFLRDRSTVTVGVDGIGSLTTHCRIRD, encoded by the coding sequence AGACACGGGCCGCTTCGTCGACGATCTCTTCGACGGGGCTCCGTCGACCCTCGAACAGCTCATCGCGGGCGGCGACGACCTGCTCGAGCGCGTGCGAGACGCCGCATCCGACGGGTCCCCGTTCCCGCTCGCCGATGCGACGTTCGCCGCCGGCGTGCTGACACCTCCCGTCGTGCTCGCGATCGGACTGAACTACGCCGCGCACTCGGGCGAGCTGGGGTTGAAGACCGATAAGACCCCGACCGTCTTCGTCCTCTGGCCGAACTCGCTGTCGGCGCACGAGAGCACCACGGCGTGGCCGCGTTCGCTCAGCGAATCGGTCGACTACGAGGCCGAGCTGGGTGTCATCATCGGCGCCGCAGCGAAGAACGTCTCCCCCGAAGACGCCCTCGACCACGTCTGGGGCTACACGGTGGTCAACGACATCACCGCCCGCGACATCCAGTTCTCGGAGGCGCAGTGGTCGCGCTGCAAGTCCTTCGACGGCTTCACCCCCGTCGGGCCGTACGTCGTCACCGCCGACGAGGTTCCCGATCCGCAGGACCTGCACATCTGGGCGATCGTCGACGGGCACATGGTGCAGGATGCCTCGACCGGTCAGATGATCCGCGGCGTCGCGACCCTCGTCTCGCACCTCTCGCAGTCGGCCACGCTTCTGCCGGGCACGCTCATCTCGACCGGCAGCCCCGGCGGCGCCGGCTACTCCCGTGATCCGCAGATCTTCCTGCGCGACCGCTCGACCGTCACGGTCGGAGTCGACGGGATCGGATCGCTCACGACGCACTGCCGCATCCGGGACTGA